In Amia ocellicauda isolate fAmiCal2 chromosome 3, fAmiCal2.hap1, whole genome shotgun sequence, the DNA window GCGCATAAAATAATCAATCTGTGAAGCAGCTGCACGGTTTTCAAGTCACTATGTCATATCTTCCCTTCTTTAGGTTTATTTACACGGCCGACTGTTACCCAGATTCTGAAAGGAATTTCCGAGCGTAGCTCCCAGGCATGGAAATTAAAGTTTTATTGTTAAGGCCCACCTTCGCCATCTCTCGGCGTAGCAGCTCCCTGGCCTGCTGGCTGGAGTTCCACGCTTGGGTACTGTAGTTATGAGCCTCCTTGCCCGGAGGAGGAAGAGCTACTATCGTATCCGGTTTTGGTCTTCGTAGTTTTCTACTCGCTTGACGCACTTCTTCAATATTATCCTAgatcataaaagaaaaaaacatccgCAAAAGACAATGCTGGGAGATAACAAGTCATGGAGGGTGATGTACTATTTTTGTCTCCTAACATGTTCAAACGAACTAAtgctatatatgtgtatataacatGTGATTTTGAAATTAAAGCCAAACCCCTGCTATGACTAAAATTAGCCAGACTTTCAAGGCTTTTCCAGACATTGATCTTACACATTCTCAATTATTATCCGCAAAACAGATAACACAAAGACAACAGATTGTGATTAATGAATGCGATTAATCTTAAACAGCCATCCCCTTTAGAGTCCATAAGAGGACAGTGGGCGAACGTCTGTATTTAATCTTCACACCTACCCTGATGAAGTCTTTTTGTGTCCCTTCACGATCCTGGGTGAACATTTGTGATGTCCACTCCATATAGTCTGCACTGTGTGTGGACAGTGGGCTGTGCAGGGTCTGGGCTTCAGCGTTCGCAGGCGGGAATTCTGTACTGTCCCATGTCAGACTTCTCTTGAAACCCTTTAAGGTCTCCTCTCTCTGTAGAATAACCCCAAACTCTTTGCTCAGACTGAGAATCATCTCCGCGGAGGGGAACAGGTTGCTGTGCGTCACATCTTTGAGCTTCTTCGCTTGGCAGATGAGGTCTAGTCTACAAGGGAAATTTTTTCTGAGATGCATCAGGTCATACAATCTATATTGGTTGGAATCTTTGCTGCTCTATTTCCACACATTACATATATAGTGTTATTAAGCAATGTTGTTCTGGACGATTGTGCTCAGATAAGATATTTTGTAAACCTCTTATATCACGATTAATTTTATACTTgaagaaagctttttttttttttttttaacagaaccAATCGCTTTCATGGCCAAATTAGGTTTACAAAAGTAAACTGGAATTATAGCAAAGTCAGCTCTAGAAGGCCCTTTCTATACATCCAGCAAAaaccaaatgaaaaaataaaacacataccGTGACAAGGCTTGGAAGCAGGCCAGAGGAACCATATCCCTTACATAAAGCAAGGGCTGCCTCATTATATCTGCCAGGGGTTCGTGGAGATGGATTTGACAGACGTTCATATTTAAGACAGCATAGAGCCGCCGCTCGAAGCCCAGCTCAGAGTTATAAAACACTTCCACATGTCCTTCATCAGCACTGCGAGACCTGTAATCAATGCCAGAGCCAGTTGTACTTCAATACAGTCTGAAATGGTTAACATTGCTGTTCAAGACTAAAGTGAAGGGCTTTGACCCATCGTATTCTACTGCTGCAACCGGGAGATGAAAAGTGAAACATGAAGGCAATGCTTACCCACACAAAGAACGTTTGTGTTAACACCACatcaatcaataaatgtttGGTATTAATAGCTTTTACCCATTTACGTGGAAATATAtctacacactcacacgcatTAAAACTGCTAACAAGGAAAACAACACCTTTATTCTACTTCACAGAGTGACCTGAGAATATACCAGTCTTGTgaaataaaaatctaattttTACAAAAACGAGATTCTTACTTTCTTGGTATCTTTTCCCACAGTCTTCTGATGGCTTGATTCCTCAGCCCCTCGAGTACAAAGAGGTGCATTTTCCCATCCTGCACATGGAAACCCGTGACAATGTCCAGATCTCTGCTCTCTCTTTCCTTCGGTTTCAGTTTATAACAGGACAGAGCGTTTTCAATCAATCTCTCTGGATACGACTCCAACCGAAAGGCGCCGGCATTTATCCTATAAATCTCCGACCTCAGCCGAGTCGCCACGGGGCAATTCTGAGACCTGCAGATGTAAACGATGCGTCCAAAAGGACAGTCCGTCATCTGTCCTTCGATGGCGCTGGATTCCTGGGACAGAGGGCAAGTGATTTCAACACTCACTTTAAGCAGAGAATTTGAATCCAAGTAATGACCGGTGGGAAAAGGCGAGTCTTGTGGACCATCTACGGACCCTGCAAGTCCGACTATCCTACCCTCACATCCACTGGTTTCATGACCGGTTGGGTCTGGAGGTGGTGAGGAATGAATCGGCACTCTGACCTTCACACTCTTTTCCCCACGTAACAAACCGGAGAGGTCGACCTTCGCGATGCCGTACGGATCAAATGATTTGGCCTTGTCTTGAAACGGATTGTGGGTGGTTCGTTTGCTGGACACCAGACCCACGTTGCTCAACTTCTGATCATCGGGTTCGGTGCCAAACAACGCAGGCTTCGTGGGTGGTTTCTCCATCCTTTTGTCTCTGTCGTGGACCTCTATCTCCAGAGGTGATCCACCGAGAAACTCTCGAAAACTCCCGGTGCTCAGCAGGCCTGTCAGGATGACACTGACGTCATTGAAGTACACGTGTGTGCCGTGGTCTCGGCCCTTCGTGCGGTGGCCGTTGGTACCGGGGAATTTATAGCAACAAAACACTGGAGCACAGTTTGCCTGAGAAAATAGAATAAAAGACAAATATTCCCCTTTgtcagaaataataaatattctAGACCCATATTGAAACGGTCAATTTTCATCCTCATAGTAAACActctctaaaaacatttaatatatgcatatatgatTCACAGTAGCATGTTATATTTTCAGTAATTTATGGCCGTTTGACATTTAAATCTCCAGGGTAAGCACATTTAATTTGGACGGCGCTGCAGAGATAATTCATATTCATACCAAATCATTAGCATCAACCAATTCTGcattaaagatatcttcaatttattcaattttaaaacagaaaaacatacaATACTTTGCccaaataaacatacaaataattgtTTCCAGGCTTAAGCAATGGGACAGGTCATAATTTACCAAGATAACGGTCGCATTTAATCAAAATAAggtctggattaaatcaaaacatcagCAATTCTAAAAGCTAAACTAGATGGCGGTTATGGTAAACAGAGGAAGCCTCTAATAAATCTATATTCATTTGCGGCCTAAGTAGTATGTAAACTTTcagatttgatttgttttattaatagaaAGAAAATGGTGTAAAACTCAATAGTaagggttttaaaaatgtacttcCAAAATTATCTTTACCATGATGTAAGAAAAACATTGcaaaaacatgaacatgaactGTTTTACACTATAAACAACTCATATTTTTGTAATGGCTACCTTAAGTTCATGAATAGGAACAGGGGACGTTGGCAGACAGGTGGCCGACTCTATCTTGATGACAAGAGGGTTCAGATCCCATTTCAGTTCTTCTGGAATTAGTGATTTATCTACAGAGACAGTACAAAAGCCTTCCCGAACTCCAGGCGAGGAACTAATCAAGCAATTAGTCACAAATGTGTCTCCttaaaaaagaacacaaaaaaaagattacATTTCTTATAAATAAGGATAATATTAATGTGTTCTCATTGTGTACTTGATTAGTAATTCCTTAATTACACGATTAAAGTAAAACACTGTAGTTTGAGGTGAAACCTTTTATTATGGTGAATTATGgtgaacacatacacatacacatacacacacacacacacacacacacacgatcatGTATGTCTGAGATGTTTTAAATAGGATTCACCTGAAACATGAAATAATCGTGCATGCATTTGTTGTACGATTGCAGGGCAGGAACAAATGAGAAATGATGGTGACTTAACTGCAACTCGTGTGCTTTCTGACACaattatatactttttaaaCAGAGAATATGTTGATTTGTCTGGCTCCAATTTATGAGGACGAGGCAGCTTTCACAAGAAAGGGTTTTCATCAAGGTCACCCACTGGGGCAGTTCGTGAAACACATCAAAAGGGAGCAGTGGAGGAGACTGGCTAAATCTGGTGCCAGTCTGTAGGCAATTAGAGCATTTTCCAGGGCTGCTCCCCCAAAGCCAACTTCAAAGTCTTGCACAGAGAACCAGTCCCTACTCGAGGATCGTTAAACCTTCCAACAAAAGGCAGGAGGATTTAGGAAGTGTAACACATGTTCAATTTTGTCACAGGATGagcatttctgtttgtgaattgCAGCAGCTGAAATCAATTGTTTTAGTccagttttattaaaaaaaataaaaaaaatactacacattaaaagaacatttaaacaaacatgaagcttttgaaaaacaaatggtgggaaactaaacaaaataactCATCTGCACTTAAGATAAAGCAACTCTAGAGGAGATACATTACTGAacattcaacattttaaaaatatatgaaatgaaGACAGCAGTATGACAGATGTTGGCCATTACAATTACATGTATGATTAGATTAACCCTTAATCGAACGTTTGTTATCCGACTATCTGATTTCCGAAAGCAATGTAAACTTTGAGGCTCTGTATATGCTCACCTGCTAGCAAATGCACCGGATCCAGTTCCGCTGTGGCAGCGCCGTTCTTCCTCAGCAATTCTGCTGCGGCCAATTCGTTGTGTGTTGCTCTACAGAGAGCCCTGCGTCCTCCTGTACCGAGACCTTTGTCTCTGGCAGAATTGGATTTCCGAGgatctttcaaaaacaaaataacaactcCAAATTGTAGCCCATAActatttttacaattaaaactaATCAACGTGCATTACAGCGCctttcaaaagtattcagactctTCCTATGGAGTCCTGTATTTTTTGGAATTATAAAAATGATTCATACACATTTGTATAACATAATATTCTATTCAAAACATCAATGCTCATACTGAAGACTTAAGGGTAAGACAAGGTACAGTAAATATCAGCAAAAACTGAAgtcaaaaatctgaaatatgttGATTGCATGTAGACCACGAAGTTCCAATTTGGTCTCATCACTTATGCAGGATCTCTTGAGTGCTTTTGTTGTAAACTCTGTGCGGGCTTTGAGTTGGATTATTTGtagtaatggcttccttcttgccaccctgcCGTGTAGGCTAGCTTTGTGAGGTGTTCTGGACATTGTtgactgatgcacattttctcccatctcagccacTGAACTCTGTAACGCTGTAGTTGTCCCTGGCCTCACAGTGGCATCCCTCACCAGTTTCCTTTGGTGCACCTGAACTAATTTAGGTTTGCCACACCAAAGGCTTTGGATATGTATGCaatcatgacttttccatttttatttcatatgaattctttcttttcctttgaaTGTGTGGAGTTGGTTGTGTATATAACAAAGTGTCATAACTGCCAGctctaaagcaaaacaaaatgtgaaaactgagaGGGTCTGAATGCTATTCCAAGACACTGTATATGCAAGtcgtaattaaaataaatttatatatataagaaatgtGAATGTAACATGAAAGGTAATACCTATTTACATAAAAATGCCCTTACATGAGGGAAACTCACACATTTATTTGCACATACTTACAGATGTTTGTGTTGCTGACGTGTTTCAGGGTCTTAGAAGACTGATCCAGAACTGAACTCTTCTGCGCTGATTTCAGTTGATCGGACGTCTCGTTCTGTTCTGGAACGGCTTCCAGTTTAGTGCTCTTTGAGTTGGGAAGAGAGGCCTCCTGCTCCCCTGAACAACTAATGGATCTGAATATGGAGCAGCAGGATCAGAGACAAACATGTTTACAAAAACAAGAGTGAATCCTATCACAGAATGTTTGTCACATGCAGTGATGTTTCAGAGCATCTAGTACATGATTGTATTTTCGAAAAATGCTACAAATGTAACCACACTGTAGAATTTAAAAAACCCTGCACTTAAATCTTTCAATTAAAACTCTTGTTCGTACTTAGGTCACTGTGTCCTGATTCACTTCATTCATCTATTCGTAAAACACACACCTCAATTACATATAACAGCCTGGACTTATCTCCTTATTTTCCAGATCACTTTTTGATCCCAAGATCACAAAGGCAGAagtatgttattatttttttataacattttgtttgtttacatgttCCTTTTATGGAGTTGTTTTTCACCAAACACTGAGTATAAATGATAGGCTAAATTAGCGTTAAGGAGACACACAAGAGGAAACCTCTGTGCGCCCTGGTGCACCAAAGGCctttgtaataaaacaaaacactgattcCCAACTCTGAAAAGGCTTCTCCCAAGCAAAGCTGTTTTTCAATGTTTCATCAATGGTATAAGAACCTGCTATCTGGTAACATTTCCAAGTTCCTCAAGTTTTTGTCCCAGTGTGCATTGCACAggaaaccaaatcaaaacaaacttaATTTGGCCGGTCTGAACAGAATTTAACAATGTCACATTAGAAGTCAGTTTCTGCTATTGTAGAAGCTGCCTCATGTTTCACTGCCTGAAGACTGAAGTCTGGTTCTCGTCTGCAAACAAGACAGCTTTAATCGTTGCCTTCCCACAAGACATACAAAAACTACTTTATTACTGAGAAAAAGGGCAATACAGTGTTCTAAATATATCTGTGATcttgcagaaataaaataaaattataaaatgctTTCAAGTTTAACAGTCTTTTGAGTAAAACATTCATTTTTCTtccttgttttttattattaaaggcATCACGTTTCCTTTGATAAATATCTAAATTtactacagaaaacatttagtTTGGCATTAAGCTTTAGTCAACTTATTATAATAGTTTGTAAAGAACGTTTGTTTGAAGATGTGtttatctgcttcattttatTATCTGAGGAGCAGATAAATGTGTataaaaaagaaaccacaaGGACTGCAGATTTAAAAGATGTATAAGATCACAAGGACCCTGCAAGCTACCAGTCTACACGCCTGCATTACAACCAGAGATTTCAACATTAAGCCAGATGGACACCACCATGATTAATTGATGCAAACTTAGTGctgacagttttgtttttttcaaatgcCCCTACCTTGCAAGAGATAGCACCTGTTTAAAATTATGAAAGGTAACACCTGCATTTAACTTCTTTGCTAAAATTGTTAAGAAACCAGGTATGATCAGGTCTGAGTGAAATACACTACATACACTATCATATAGCAGCAAAGTAGGAAGTAAAATATTTTCTCTCTACCATTAAGATCAGAAATCTGTTTGAAATACACTTAATTTTAAAAGATACTTCTGAAAGttgtactgtttttcttttttgtttattttgtcaataAAAGTTCAGTCTAAAAGGCGGAGACCAACTTGTAGTTATTTTACTTAACTATTTTAATTCAACCAgacatttcaaatgcattgcagaggacaatattacatttgttttaaatgtatccaGCAAGTTAAGGCTTGTTTATGAAACGCAATTATGTGTTTAATTGTATCCATGTTCTTATCTGAGCCATGCTGTTATTTGCACCACCAATACATGACTACATTATaagaagaagaatgggagagcaTGGCTGATGTTTGAGAATATTACATATCTAGATTGAAAacagtagttttgttttttttactttgctttCTTCATAACTTTATGAATTTGGATTAATAGTTATCTGATTGGGAGAAAGCTGCCTACTAATTCCAAGCATCCCATCTGGTAGAGCGTTTAAGGAAGAGGTCAAAGTTGAGCTGTGCTGAAACGTGAGTGCAATCACGGCAAATTCAGCGAAGGCACATGTTTGCGATTATGTTCGTGAATAGTGTGAGCACAGGCCAGTTCAAGTTGAGCGGAGAGCTTTCCTTCAGGTTGCAAACGGGGAGCGTTCCTCACCTCTGGAGTGAAACATCTCCTCCCTCTGAAGCCGCGCTAAGGAGAGTATGTAGGCCAGCAGAGGAGGAGAACTTCTCACCAAGGCCAATATCAGTGGTGGACAAGTTGGCTTTGACTGAAAATAACATCacgtgttaaaaataaattaacaactaCCTGAGGTGTTTCCGGATTGAGAGCATGATGAAATCAAGtagggtaagtttggggaagcTTACAAGAACAAACACCTACTAAGTCATAgagatacatatatttgttttaaccaATATATTCCCTGCTCCCCTAAACACTCCTGCTTCTGATGATTAGTAATCCTAGTTGTGCAGTGTGAAAGGATGTGGAAGTCTGATGAGTGTGTGTTTCAGGGGACCTGTGTATGCTGTCGTTGTCTCTCCTGTGTTGATATCAGGATGTAGATATATagagaggtttttttttgtttgttttttaaaggtcaaaacaaagaaaaataactcCAATTCCAAccttaatagaaaaaaaaaaccaatcGTACCCGCCACACAGTTCAGCACAGATTCCCTAGTAGCCTCGGCTCCAAGGCAGCTCTTCTCCTGTCGGCCAGTATGACTGGACTTTGGCTGCCTTGTTTCAAACAGCTTCCTCTGCTTCTGTACCATACTTTTGATACCacctaaaaacagaaaaatcaaagatatataaaaaacaaactgcacaGGATAGttaaaaactgttttattaAACTGCAAGGCATTATGCTCAAAAGTGGTTATCAACATAATGATCTACTCAGGCTATGAATTTCAAGGACTCCAGCAATCCTAAACTGATAAAAAATGATTACCAGATTTCAGTGCCTCAAAGGCCGGAGCGAGGTCTGCTGTCAGGAATTCCACACGAGAAAACAATTAACAGATTCCCTCTGAAAATGGTTTAGTGGTCACCAACACGCAGAACAAGCTCTGCTCTTATGTCATCGTTTGTGGTGTTTAAGGGTTTTAAAGGACGGTTTGGTACCTTTTGTGGGCTGTTAAAGAGGGCGCAGTTCACAATGGGAGCATAATCAGAAACACATTGCTTTAGACCTGCACAACTACATCTGAGGGACTTCAAAACAACATACCAGCATTGTCTGGGTCCTCCCCGCTCCTCCCCTGGGGCAGTCTGAAGGCTTTGGGTCGGTCATACCTGGCTTTGGCCGACACTCGGTCCTTTGTGTCCCACACTCTGAAGGTGATTTTGTGAGAGGTCAGTTTTATTAAGAGTTCCCTGTTGACCTTAAGCTCCAAGGACTGACTCCAACCAAGCCACGTCTGGTCTCCGTCTTGCCAGGGTTTTAAAATCTGCAGTGAAGAAACAAAGTGTTGACATattgatggatggatagatagattgaCAGATAGAAAATGTATCACTTCGATCATGCAGGATCGTTAACACATGTTCATAATGGTTTAATGGGATGAAACAACTCATCCACAACAGTGCAAAGCTAACCATTTATCATTTGCTTAAAATATTTAGATGGGGTTCAAGTGTTGTGACCTCTCAGTTGCGCTGACTTTGTACGTGGTGAAAGAGAAGACGACAAAATGGGATGGCATTGTTCCTGTTCCCGTCACGATCAATCAGGCGTTATCCTATACCAGCACAGTTCACTAACTCTGCACTAGGGTTACTTACAACATATTTTCTAGTCtataatgatctggactctgggatagttagcaaacttgtcaaatttgccgatgatactaaaataggtggctcagcagacacAATCTCGGCAtctcaggttattcaaaggaccttttcaccctggaacaggggagactacatggggacttttccagatcagcagggacacacgcacccagggacacaaatggaaattgggcttcaaggcattcaagacagaaaacaggagacacttcttcacacagagaggcgtcacaatctgaacaaactccccagcgatgtggctgaagagacaatttgggaaaattcaaaaacagactggataggatccttggatcacttagttattaatggacatcaaacgagcatgatggggcgaatggactcctctcgattgtacactttcttatgttcttatttcagATTTCATAAATGATTTGGATCCAACACAAATACAAGTATTTTAGGTTTTATAAAGAAGCCTATTTTAAAATAGTCATAACTGCTATATATACGATATTAATAATGCTAcacattctttttgttttcctcaagaatatgaaaacatttggaggttactgtgtatatatattctcttCATTTCTCGTCTATAGCACTGACTTTTTACCTTAGTTTCATTTTCCATGTAGACCTTGGCAGCTGGTCCAAACATCACCAAATCAATTTTTGTGGGCTCTGGATCGTCGGGGGTCAGGAAATATTCAATGTGGTAAAAACTCTGCGCTTTGGGAGCTTCAACTATTCCACTGGAATTCTTTGGCCTTTTCTTCGCCTTCTCCGCAACAGCATTTTTCTCCTCTTCTTCGCCTTATGGGATTAAATCGGAATTATACACACAGAAACCGATTCCTCAACAAAAATGTGAAGTACATACTTGAATTTGATTACAAAGGGGAAAAGATTGTATGAATTGAAACAGTTTGAAACAGAGTCAAATTGTGAGCAGCAGAATGAAGCCATACTATTCAATAAAACTTAGAGAGAACAGTGATATAAGATGAGTGTGAACATCATAAGGCTGATGCAATCCTTTCTTTTAAAACCTATCTGGCTTATCTCATTCCtgtaataatacattgaatAGAACAGATATTAGCAGATCTCCATATAGTTAGAAAGCATAAGATTAATcttataattaatgtttttattattttaatgattcaCCCCCTATAAAGCTTTTCTCAAAAAGGAATCACAGAGAATGTATACCTCTAGGGATAGCTAGCGTGATGCTGATGGTACAGGTTACAGTGTGAGTGCTGGAGGATTCAGTTTCCCTCTGAATTGAGTTCCCAGAAAGAGATGATGTGCGAGACGTTGAACTGGAAGCTGATTTGGGAGTTTCGAGGCTCCTGTCTTCTCTATGGCTGCGTGGAGACAGTCTTTCCTGGTCAGTTTCTCTGCCACCCTCATCTGTAGCCATCCC includes these proteins:
- the cfap92 gene encoding uncharacterized protein cfap92, translating into MEIGDSEIPLEAERSNTSCSLKRQFPVGYDSGMATDEGGRETDQERLSPRSHREDRSLETPKSASSSTSRTSSLSGNSIQRETESSSTHTVTCTISITLAIPRGEEEEKNAVAEKAKKRPKNSSGIVEAPKAQSFYHIEYFLTPDDPEPTKIDLVMFGPAAKVYMENETKILKPWQDGDQTWLGWSQSLELKVNRELLIKLTSHKITFRVWDTKDRVSAKARYDRPKAFRLPQGRSGEDPDNAGGIKSMVQKQRKLFETRQPKSSHTGRQEKSCLGAEATRESVLNCVAVKANLSTTDIGLGEKFSSSAGLHTLLSAASEGGDVSLQRSISCSGEQEASLPNSKSTKLEAVPEQNETSDQLKSAQKSSVLDQSSKTLKHVSNTNIYPRKSNSARDKGLGTGGRRALCRATHNELAAAELLRKNGAATAELDPVHLLAGDTFVTNCLISSSPGVREGFCTVSVDKSLIPEELKWDLNPLVIKIESATCLPTSPVPIHELKANCAPVFCCYKFPGTNGHRTKGRDHGTHVYFNDVSVILTGLLSTGSFREFLGGSPLEIEVHDRDKRMEKPPTKPALFGTEPDDQKLSNVGLVSSKRTTHNPFQDKAKSFDPYGIAKVDLSGLLRGEKSVKVRVPIHSSPPPDPTGHETSGCEGRIVGLAGSVDGPQDSPFPTGHYLDSNSLLKVSVEITCPLSQESSAIEGQMTDCPFGRIVYICRSQNCPVATRLRSEIYRINAGAFRLESYPERLIENALSCYKLKPKERESRDLDIVTGFHVQDGKMHLFVLEGLRNQAIRRLWEKIPRKSRSADEGHVEVFYNSELGFERRLYAVLNMNVCQIHLHEPLADIMRQPLLYVRDMVPLACFQALSRLDLICQAKKLKDVTHSNLFPSAEMILSLSKEFGVILQREETLKGFKRSLTWDSTEFPPANAEAQTLHSPLSTHSADYMEWTSQMFTQDREGTQKDFIRDNIEEVRQASRKLRRPKPDTIVALPPPGKEAHNYSTQAWNSSQQARELLRREMAKEPSRRFTYSQQYQSATVEPVDVESEVKAAEARSKAAWRTCDGFTYPGIRSSIESNEHHRRPDDARTEELRKPWRENILHAKTLQPPLSRERWSWNKRHADFELYKRPPRFSSPEPPVTIYLAGDRLHEEQLQAARAQYLRWLNKVLATDDQKLSRRSLEFKCHTGGGKELLKDKPMKYSLRRSGMILKPIPALSVLQHVDSSGPEEAGRDVSAGFAPGLLENHSLCWDGNIIPRHNFEHKKFQQLKGQPFVGVWRERLFQCKRVSRPLTEEERGVYLFQRPGPVTEDRAVAVRARPGRNIVETKTCHDVFTHIV